The following are from one region of the Periophthalmus magnuspinnatus isolate fPerMag1 chromosome 5, fPerMag1.2.pri, whole genome shotgun sequence genome:
- the mtmr14 gene encoding myotubularin-related protein 14 isoform X1, with product MAASGLSLRKSEEIVDLIYLFSKTQYRAKEVTPQVEAIERRTLDLFSRDYKYSIIHNSNGEVCGHYPRQIVFLEQELECERSRSEGAVHISKLQDLVNRSKLARCRGRFVCPVILYKGKHICRSSTLAGWGELYGRTGYNYIFSGGTDDTVTEPEEVPEDDSGVRNGDSQLFDKVRGHDIKLLRYLSVRYICDLMVENKKVKFGLNVTSSEKVDKAQRYADFTLLSVPYPGCEFFKEYKDRDYTAEGLVFNWNQDYVDAPLTIPTCFTQNLNIDWTQYQSWDLVEQTQNYLKLLLHIINSDVMPLASDESGLLVHCISGWDRTPLFVSLLRLSLWADGIVHASLEPAEILYLTIAYDWFMFGHMLPDRLSKGEEIFFFCFNFLKHIVSEKFSAVKRLRRKNSQFKDNEFTVDDLCQLKSRDRGSVTSLSSEFSLITEELGGPSSLNSDTPDLFMNQPAAACWRKGPSPSPQVMWNRLEESISHQLSEARSSSSSSSNQSDHGLTHTGSSPLAVPGRRLIVDSARSASSVSTEYGSWQIVSGCGSIHDHAHFPAPTASVSSSSSVVAPPYDSPLPFSFQEDGPSGRMCPLPSERQTRLESVREIFLAAYSSTVGLKSSTPSPSAAISGLLEQFARGVGLRGHNAIV from the exons ATGGCTGCCTCCGGACTGTCATTGAGAAAAAGCGAGGAAATAGTAGATTTGATCTATTTGTTCTCCAAGACACAGTACAGAGCAAAAGAAGTGACCCCACAG GTGGAGGCAATTGAGAGGCGCACCCTCGACTTATTCTCAAGGGATTATAAGTATAGCATCATCCACAACTCTAATGGAGAGGTGTGCGGCCACTACCCACGGCAAATTGTGTTCCTGGAGCAAGAGCTGGAGTGTGAGAGAAGCAG ATCTGAAGGTGCTGTACACATCAGTAAGCTTCAGGACCTGGTAAACAGGAGTAAGCTTGCCCGATGTAGGGGAAGATTTGTTTGTCCTGTTATCCTCTACAAGGGAAAG catATTTGCCGGTCATCTACTCTAGCAGGCTGGGGGGAGCTCTATGGCCGAACAGGCTACAACTACATATTCTCAG GGGGCACTGATGACACAGTGACAGAGCCAGAAGAGGTTCCAGAGGATGACAGTGGAGTGAG gaATGGTGACTCTCAACTGTTTGATAAGGTTCGTGGTCACGACATTAAGCTACTACGCTACCTTTCTGTGCGCTACATCTGTGACCTGATGGTGGAGAATAAGAAGGTTAAATTTGGTCTAAA TGTAACCTCTTCCGAAAAGGTGGATAAAGCTCAACGCTATGCAGACTTCACTCTGCTTTCAGTGCCTTATCCAG gGTGTGAGTTCTTTAAGGAGTACAAAGACAGAGACTACACAGCAGAAGGTCTTGTTTTTAACTGGAATCAG GATTATGTGGATGCGCCTTTGACAATCCCTACATGCTTCACTCAGAACCTAAACATAGACTGGACCCAGTACcag TCCTGGGACTTGGTGGAACAAACTCAAAACTACCTGAAGCTGCTTCTTCATATCATTAACAGTGATG TGATGCCTCTTGCTTCAGATGAGAGCGGGCTGCTGGTGCACTGCATATCTGGATGGGACAGAACgcctctgtttgtctctcttctcCGGCTGTCTCTGTGGGCT GATGGTATTGTGCACGCTAGTCTGGAGCCAGCAGAGATTCTGTACCTAACCATCGCATACGATTGGTTCATGTTTGG TCACATGCTGCCTGATCGCCTCTCCAAAGGGGAAGAG atattttttttctgcttcaATTTTTTGAAGCACATTGTTTCAGAGAAGTTCTCTGCTGTAAAGAGACTGAG aAGAAAGAATTCACAGTTCAAAGATAATGAATTTACTGTGGATGACCTCTGTCAGTTAA AGTCGAGAGACCGTGGCAGTGTGACCAGTCTGAGCAGTGAGTTCTCTCTGATCACTGAGGAGCTTGGAGGACCTTCCAGTTTGAACAGTGATACCCCAGACCTATTTATGAACCAACCAGCTGCTGCGTGCTG GAGGAAAGgcccatccccctctcctcaggTGATGTGGAACAGACTGGAGGAGAGCATATCACATCAACTGAGTGAGGCcaggtcctccagctcctcctcctccaaccAGTCCGACCATGGGCTCACACACACTGGCAGCAGTCCTCTAGCTGTTCCTGGGAGAAG GCTGATTGTAGACAGTGCACGCTCTGCCTCATCAGTCTCTACAGAATATGGAAGCTGGCAGATTGTCTCAGGGTGTGGGAGCATTCATGATCATGCACACTTTCCTGCACCCACAGCCTCAGTCTCCTCCAGCTCATCTGTGGTAGCTCCTCCCTACGACTCCCCCTTGCCCTTCAGTTTTCAGGAAGACGGGCCTAGTGGGCGTAT GTGTCCCTTGCCCTCTGAGCGGCAGACCCGGCTTGAATCAGTGCGGGAGATCTTCTTGGCGGCTTACAGCTCCACAGTGGGTCTCAAGTCTTCCACTCCCAGTCCTTCAGCTGCCATCTCTGGCCTGTTGGAGCAGTTTGCTCGTGGTGTTGGCCTCCGAGGGCATAATGCTATTGTCTAA
- the mtmr14 gene encoding myotubularin-related protein 14 isoform X2 codes for MAASGLSLRKSEEIVDLIYLFSKTQYRAKEVTPQVEAIERRTLDLFSRDYKYSIIHNSNGEVCGHYPRQIVFLEQELECERSRSEGAVHISKLQDLVNRSKLARCRGRFVCPVILYKGKHICRSSTLAGWGELYGRTGYNYIFSGGTDDTVTEPEEVPEDDSGVRNGDSQLFDKVRGHDIKLLRYLSVRYICDLMVENKKVKFGLNVTSSEKVDKAQRYADFTLLSVPYPGCEFFKEYKDRDYTAEGLVFNWNQDYVDAPLTIPTCFTQNLNIDWTQYQSWDLVEQTQNYLKLLLHIINSDDESGLLVHCISGWDRTPLFVSLLRLSLWADGIVHASLEPAEILYLTIAYDWFMFGHMLPDRLSKGEEIFFFCFNFLKHIVSEKFSAVKRLRRKNSQFKDNEFTVDDLCQLKSRDRGSVTSLSSEFSLITEELGGPSSLNSDTPDLFMNQPAAACWRKGPSPSPQVMWNRLEESISHQLSEARSSSSSSSNQSDHGLTHTGSSPLAVPGRRLIVDSARSASSVSTEYGSWQIVSGCGSIHDHAHFPAPTASVSSSSSVVAPPYDSPLPFSFQEDGPSGRMCPLPSERQTRLESVREIFLAAYSSTVGLKSSTPSPSAAISGLLEQFARGVGLRGHNAIV; via the exons ATGGCTGCCTCCGGACTGTCATTGAGAAAAAGCGAGGAAATAGTAGATTTGATCTATTTGTTCTCCAAGACACAGTACAGAGCAAAAGAAGTGACCCCACAG GTGGAGGCAATTGAGAGGCGCACCCTCGACTTATTCTCAAGGGATTATAAGTATAGCATCATCCACAACTCTAATGGAGAGGTGTGCGGCCACTACCCACGGCAAATTGTGTTCCTGGAGCAAGAGCTGGAGTGTGAGAGAAGCAG ATCTGAAGGTGCTGTACACATCAGTAAGCTTCAGGACCTGGTAAACAGGAGTAAGCTTGCCCGATGTAGGGGAAGATTTGTTTGTCCTGTTATCCTCTACAAGGGAAAG catATTTGCCGGTCATCTACTCTAGCAGGCTGGGGGGAGCTCTATGGCCGAACAGGCTACAACTACATATTCTCAG GGGGCACTGATGACACAGTGACAGAGCCAGAAGAGGTTCCAGAGGATGACAGTGGAGTGAG gaATGGTGACTCTCAACTGTTTGATAAGGTTCGTGGTCACGACATTAAGCTACTACGCTACCTTTCTGTGCGCTACATCTGTGACCTGATGGTGGAGAATAAGAAGGTTAAATTTGGTCTAAA TGTAACCTCTTCCGAAAAGGTGGATAAAGCTCAACGCTATGCAGACTTCACTCTGCTTTCAGTGCCTTATCCAG gGTGTGAGTTCTTTAAGGAGTACAAAGACAGAGACTACACAGCAGAAGGTCTTGTTTTTAACTGGAATCAG GATTATGTGGATGCGCCTTTGACAATCCCTACATGCTTCACTCAGAACCTAAACATAGACTGGACCCAGTACcag TCCTGGGACTTGGTGGAACAAACTCAAAACTACCTGAAGCTGCTTCTTCATATCATTAACAGTGATG ATGAGAGCGGGCTGCTGGTGCACTGCATATCTGGATGGGACAGAACgcctctgtttgtctctcttctcCGGCTGTCTCTGTGGGCT GATGGTATTGTGCACGCTAGTCTGGAGCCAGCAGAGATTCTGTACCTAACCATCGCATACGATTGGTTCATGTTTGG TCACATGCTGCCTGATCGCCTCTCCAAAGGGGAAGAG atattttttttctgcttcaATTTTTTGAAGCACATTGTTTCAGAGAAGTTCTCTGCTGTAAAGAGACTGAG aAGAAAGAATTCACAGTTCAAAGATAATGAATTTACTGTGGATGACCTCTGTCAGTTAA AGTCGAGAGACCGTGGCAGTGTGACCAGTCTGAGCAGTGAGTTCTCTCTGATCACTGAGGAGCTTGGAGGACCTTCCAGTTTGAACAGTGATACCCCAGACCTATTTATGAACCAACCAGCTGCTGCGTGCTG GAGGAAAGgcccatccccctctcctcaggTGATGTGGAACAGACTGGAGGAGAGCATATCACATCAACTGAGTGAGGCcaggtcctccagctcctcctcctccaaccAGTCCGACCATGGGCTCACACACACTGGCAGCAGTCCTCTAGCTGTTCCTGGGAGAAG GCTGATTGTAGACAGTGCACGCTCTGCCTCATCAGTCTCTACAGAATATGGAAGCTGGCAGATTGTCTCAGGGTGTGGGAGCATTCATGATCATGCACACTTTCCTGCACCCACAGCCTCAGTCTCCTCCAGCTCATCTGTGGTAGCTCCTCCCTACGACTCCCCCTTGCCCTTCAGTTTTCAGGAAGACGGGCCTAGTGGGCGTAT GTGTCCCTTGCCCTCTGAGCGGCAGACCCGGCTTGAATCAGTGCGGGAGATCTTCTTGGCGGCTTACAGCTCCACAGTGGGTCTCAAGTCTTCCACTCCCAGTCCTTCAGCTGCCATCTCTGGCCTGTTGGAGCAGTTTGCTCGTGGTGTTGGCCTCCGAGGGCATAATGCTATTGTCTAA
- the si:dkey-156n14.3 gene encoding zinc finger protein ZXDC: MEIQGLSDAQNNHSQHGALCGPTLSPAPTTSTPRTRFISSKCEVDGQHQSDNNNNNNNTRPRTAACRLQAEHGSAEDCPPAQQTAPSEKHSAAYKCSNFRKHHGAQFSPQQPAQTWSYSSAGRVAEGKMALSRLEEEGGQETASGLQTHHEDSTHSALNSQPAGEHGTAVCKDLQRLYVVLTVTPHSGKTEASSSGAALEPGATGSAKGKESLSDSVRASAFLEVEDNVMFCESNEDLSVLKNNTLEMNEHSFCLPDDGFDTKRTDDQKSAEEAIFTHSCDQKLPANSCTHGAVSKVPVDDLDDGSAFVSVGSDLMETLDSPDIITDGQQSSATQLTMSSDVPGNETFSGTIMINNQNIIVTIDNGFLTFTTPPEGAVHKEEDLVSLKEQLGMKDYEDFVLLNYDGGAKTIGKINTLAASSSSEMKDSELSLVDDCSTLYTLTEADLITPSPKAAALNTENEEVHGPIKSKKEIISLFTCPEPGCAFTFVSRQKLKVHQLHHAEDPRPFQCTVEGCGWAFATSYKLKRHLQSHDKQRPFECTIEGCDRRFTTVYNLKAHIKNHKQDDAFACDICSERFRSATRLASHQRVHFEPQRPHKCDFPGCEKTFMTFSALFSHNRTHFRESGHFSCTFPGCDKTYDKACRLKIHLRSHTGERPFVCDSEGCGWSFTSMSKLLRHKRKHDDDRRFICTEEGCGKSFTRAEHLKGHSITHLGTKPFQCHAEGCNARFSARSSLYIHSKKHKQDASSLRNRCPVADCTKHFSSRSSLKSHMLKGHHISPDVLSQMEMTPALTPSSELVSPSPALVPGGGTAVDQLTNLDLSSLLSGVSTGTVPTAGIGVGIPVSGASSSGMFTMDLSMVSSSILTIDPSSVGSTLSTRTSTTLAKAVDPLLLAAGTEMGSHEALERSVEEVLPPQGTLNLDDVQSVTPEALGSLSSLSIQGAGVSADSLSVETTAPVVELLASPPKAPEGSGPGSGPLLSCVEVMETQEGEKVLTQFVFPGPGNSFSPQKDSEHTTVSPSSFLETGGSARTDYRAIQLAKKKKQRGSISVKRAKIVKAASTPLSGAGPHYSESTTSSTRAPSLRDATPQYVHIQLLQDDPASDGDLAFQLSSQPSTSHAQLTVDLPVNILQEPSGMTEEDNNSENSQFTGSTINLQDLE; this comes from the exons ATGGAAATTCAGGGGCTTTCAGATGCCCAAAACAATCATTCTCAACATGGCGCCCTGTGTGGACCCACTCTGTCACCGGCCCCGACGACATCCACCCCGAGAACAAGATTCATCTCTTCAAAATGTGAAGTGGACGGACAGCACCAaagtgacaacaacaacaacaacaacaataccaGGCCGAGGACAGCTGCGTGTCGGCTCCAGGCGGAACATGGCAGCGCAGAGGACTGTCCTCCCGCACAACAGACTGCGCCTTCAGAGAAACACTCTGCAGCTTATAAATGCTCCAACTTTAGGAAACATCACGGGGCTCAGTTTAGCCCACAGCAGCCCGCACAGACCTGGAGCTACAGCAGCGCGGGGAGGGTCGCAGAGGGGAAAATGGCGCTGTCTCGACTGGAGGAAGAGGGCGGACAGGAAACAGCCTCAGGTTTACAGACTCATCATGAGGACTCCACACACTCTGCCCTGAACAGCCAGCCTGCAGGTGAACATGGTACCGCGGTGTGTAAGGACCTCCAGAGGCTGTACGTGGTCCTGACTGTGACTCCTCACAGCGGTAAGACCGAGGCATCCAGCTCCGGGGCGGCTCTGGAGCCGGGAGCCACAGGCTCTGCTAAAGGAAAGGAGAGTCTGAGCGACAGTGTGCGGGCCAGCGCTTTCCTGGAAGTTGAAGACAACGTTATGTTTTGTGAATCCAATGAAGACTTGAGCGTACTTAAAAATAACACTTTGGAGATGAACGAGCATAGTTTTTGTTTACCAGATGACGGTTTCGACACGAAGCGGACTGACGatcagaaaagtgcagaagaGGCCATTTTTACGCACAGCTGCGATCAGAAACTACCCGCTAATTCTTGCACACACGGCGCTGTCAGTAAAGTTCCTGTGGACGATTTGGACGATGGCAGTGCCTTTGTTTCAGTGGGTTCAGACTTGATGGAAACATTGGACAGTCCAGACATAATTACAGATGGGCAACAGAGCAGTGCTACCCAACTCACCATGTCCTCTGATGTCCCTGGCAATGAAACTTTCTCTGGGACTATCATGATCAACAACCAAAACATTATTGTGACCATAGACAATGGCTTCCTCACATTCACCACTCCTCCAGAGGGAGCTGTTCACAAGGAAGAGGACTTGGTCAGTTTAAAAGAACAACTTGGCATGAAGGACTATGAAGATTTTGTTCTGCTTAATTATGATGGTGGAGCAAAGACAATTGGAAAGATCAATACACTGGCAGCCTCCagctccagtgaaatgaaggACTCAGAACTGTCTCTGGTGGATGACTGTTCAACACTGTACACTTTAACAGAGGCGGATCTGATCACTCCATCCCCCAAAGCAGCTGCCCTAAATACTGAAAATGAGGAGGTTCACGGCCCCATAAAATCAAAGAAAGAGATTATTTCCCTCTTTACCTGTCCTGAACCTGGATGTGCGTTCACTTTTGTTTCAAGACAGAAGCTCAAAGTTCACCAGTTACACCACGCTGAGGACCCAAGACCGTTCCAGTGCACTGTGGAGGGTTGTGGTTGGGCTTTTGCTACCTCCTATAAACTCAAGAGGCATCTTCAGTCCCACGATAAACAGCGGCCTTTTGAGTGTACAATAGAGGGCTGTGACCGGCGGTTTACTACTGTTTATAACCTCAAAGCTCACATTAAGAACCACAAGCAGGACGACGCCTTTGCCTGTGATATCTGCAGCGAGAGGTTCCGCAGTGCCACACGGCTTGCTAGTCACCAGAGAGTTCACTTTGAGCCCCAGAGGCCTCACAAATGTGATTTTCCAG GTTGTGAGAAAACGTTTATGACCTTCAGTGCCCTGTTCTCCCACAATCGAACTCACTTCAGAGAGTCGGGTCACTTCTCCTGTACGTTTCCTGGTTGTGACAAGACCTATGATAAGGCCTGCCGCTTGAAGATCCACCTCAGGAGTCACACAG GTGAAAGGCCGTTTGTCTGTGACTCTGAGGGCTGTGGCTGGTCTTTCACGAGCATGTCTAAACTCCTCAGACACAAACG GAAACATGATGATGACCGCCGCTTCATTTGCACCGAGGAGGGGTGCGGAAAGTCTTTCACTCGGGCTGAGCACTTGAAGGGTCACAGCATCACCCATCTGGGCACCAAGCCTTTCCAGTGCCACGCAGAAG GTTGTAATGCCAGATTCTCAGCACGCAGTAGTCTTTACATCCACTCCAAGAAGCACAAGCAGGATGCCAGCAGCCTGCGCAATCGCTGCCCTGTGGCTGATTGCACCAAGCACTTCTCATCACGCAGCAGCCTCAAGAGCCACATGCTGAAGGGTCACCACATCAGTCCTG ATGTGCTGAGTCAGATGGAGATGACTCCTGCTTTGACTCCTAGCAGCGAGTTGGTCAGCCCAtctcctgctctggtccctgGGGGAGGCACTGCGGTAGACCAGCTGACTAATCTGGACCTAAGCTCTCTGTTGTCCGGAGTGTCAACTGGCACCGTTCCCACTGCAGGAATTGGCGTGGGAATACCTGTGAGTGGGGCCTCTTCGTCTGGTATGTTCACCATGGACCTGTCCATGGTCAGCTCAAGCATCCTCACCATCGACCCGTCTTCAGTAGGCTCTACCCTAAGTACAAGGACATCTACAACTCTGGCAAAAGCTGTAGACCCTTTGTTGTTGGCAGCTGGGACAGAGATGGGCTCTCATGAGGCCCTGGAGCGGTCTGTTGAAGAGGTGCTGCCTCCACAGGGTACTCTTAACCTGGATGATGTGCAGAGTGTGACTCCAGAGGCCTTGGGCTCCCTGAGCAGCCTCAGTATACAGGGGGCTGGAGTGTCTGCTGACTCCTTGAGTGTTGAGACCACAGCTCCGGTGGTGGAGCTCCTAGCCTCTCCCCCCAAAGCCCCAGAGGGGAGTGGCCCTGGCTCAGGACCTCTGCTGAGCTGTGTGGAGGTAATGGAGACACAGGAGGGGGAAAAAGTGCTCACCCAATTTGTGTTCCCTGGTCCCGGAAACAGCTTCAGCCCACAGAAGGactctgaacacacaactgtgtCCCCCAGCAGCTTCTTG GAAACTGGAGGATCTGCGCGAACAGACTATAGAGCCATTCAGTTGgccaagaagaagaaacagcGAGGATCAATATCTG TGAAAAGAGCTAAAATTGTGAAGGCAGCTTCAACACCACTGTCTGGGGCAGGACCTCATTACAGTGAAAGCACAACATCCTCCACCAGGGCCCCGAGTCTGCGGGATGCCACTCCTCAATATGTGCACATTCAGCTACTCCAG GACGATCCAGCGTCTGATGGAGACCTTGCTTTTCAGCTGAGCTCTCAGCCTTCCACCTCTCATGCCCAGCTCACCGTGGATCTGCCTGTCAACATTTTACAG GAGCCATCGGGGATGACGGAGGAGGATAATAACTCTGAGAACTCCCAGTTCACTGGAAGCACCATAAATCTCCAGGACCTGGAGTGA